Below is a window of Paenibacillus bovis DNA.
ACGAGGCTTCGATATACAGCTGCCGTTTACCAAACGCAGCTACATAACGGGTCGCTCGTTTATTTTTTGCCGATATAGTTGCTATATCAACCGTATAGTATACCCATGAAATAAGTCTGAATACTTACACCCAGGCCATATAGAGAACCGGGTGGGGTACATTTTGGAGGAGAAACCATTATGGAAGCTATGACATTTGTATTGTTCGGTTCAACAGGGGATTTGGCAAAACGCAAAATCTTCCCTGCATTGTATAATTTATTTCTTGATCGCAAGATGCCGGAAGCATTCTCCATTATCGGTTTGGGACGCAAATCATTCAATGATGCGACTTTCCAAACCTATGTAGAACAGGCACTGCAGGAATTTTCCCGTAATACACCGCAAGAGCGTGAGACAGTGGATGCGTTTCTGCGTTCGATCCGTTATCACATTCTGAATGTGAATGATACGGCCGGCTACCAGGAACTGCTGAAGCTGGTAGAACAGCGTGAGACAGAACTGAATATCCCGCAAAACCGCATGTTCTACATGTCTGTTGCGCCGGAATTCTTTGAAATGATCGCTGATAACATCAAAGCAAGCGGACTCGGTAACACCACAGGCTGGAAGCGTCTGATCATCGAGAAACCATTTGGTCATGATCTGGCTTCTGCACGTCAGCTGAACGAACAGCTGAGCAGAACTTTTGCCGAAGAAGAGATTTTCCGTATCGACCACTATCTGGGCAAACCGATGGTACAAAATATGGAATCATTCACTTCCGCGAATCCTGTGATCCAGTCGCTGTGGAATAACCGCCACATCGCCAATGTACAGATTACCGCTTCCGAAGTGGTAGGCGTGGAAGAACGTGCCGGTTACTATGATCATACCGGAGCCATCCGCGATATGGTACAAAACCATATGCTGCAGGTGCTGATGATGACAGCGATGACGCTGCCAGGCGGTCATACTGCCGACGATGTACGTACACACAAAAAGTATATCGCCAAAGCGCTGCGTCCGATCTCCAAAGAAGATGCACACAAGCACTTTGTACGTGCCCAGTACACTGCCGGTGAAGTGAACGGCAAAGAAGTACAGGGTTACCAGGATGAGCCGGGGATCGAATTGGGCTCCAACACCGATACTTTTGTCGCTGCACGCGTCTGGGTCGATGATTTCTCCTGGCAGGGCGTACCGTTCTACATTCGTACCGGTAAACGCATGAAAGAAAAATCTACACGTATCGTCGTAGAATTCAAAAACACCATGCAAAACAATGATATCTGCGTGGATTGCGACGGTCAGCCGAATATGCTGACTATCAGCATCAATCCGGAAGAAAAAATCACGCTGCAGCTGAACCGCCGCAATGTCAAAACCGGCCAGCTGGAGCCGATGACTTCCGAGTTTGTAATGGGTACGGACAACGATCCTGAAGCTTACGAGCTGCTGATCGGCGATGCCCTGAACGGCGACGCTACTTTCTTTGCCCACTGGGATGAAGTAGAATTGTCCTGGCAGTGGATTCAGCCAATACTGGAAGCTTTTGCAGACAACAGCCTGCCGGTTCATGATTATGCATCGGGTACCTATGGTCCGGAAGCATCGAATGCACTGCTGGCAGAGCAAGGATTCCGCTGGCTGGGGGACAAAGCTCCGGCACCTGTAAGAGAAAGTGCAGTTGTACGCTAAGTTATCTATTGCGTATATTGATCTTTATATAATTGAATGAGTGGCATACGCTCTGGTTAATGATGGACAGAGCGTATTCTCCATGCTTTCAGAGCCGGTTTCCGGCTTTGTCAAACCGCTTTGTGTCTCCATGCATAATGCGGTAATAGATTCGGACGCATAAACAAGCGTCCGGGGTGAGTGTTCCGCACTCGCTGCAGTGGATAGAGAGTACGACCAAAAAAAGAGGGATACAACATCCCCAACAACACGGAGGACTATACAATGAAAATCGGACTGATTGGCTTAGGCAAAATGGGTATGAATCTGGGACAAAACCTGATGGATCACAATCATGAAGTGGTTGCATTTGACCTGAACAAAGAAGCGGTAAAAGAATTGTCCGGTCTGGGTGCACAAGGTGCAGATACAATCGCTGAAATGGTTAGCAAACTGGAAGCTCCACGCGTGGTATGGGTAATGGTACCTCACGGCGTAGTAGATTCCGTATTGGCTGAAGTGGCTCCGCTGCTGTCCGAGAACGATATCGTGATCGAAGCAGGGAACTCCCACTACAAAGAATCCATCCGTCGCTACAACGAAATGAAAAAAAGCGGCATTCGTTACATGGACGCAGGTACTTCCGGCGGCATGAGCGGTGCTCGTAACGGTGCTTGTTACATGGTTGGTGGCGACAAAGAAGCTTGGGAAGTTGTAGAACCAATCTTCCGCGATACAGCTGTAGAAAACGGCTATCTGTATGCTGGTGAAGCAGGCAGCGGTCACTACCTGAAAATGGTCCACAACGGTATCGAGTACGGTATGATGGCAGCAATCGGTGAAGGCTTCGAAGTTCTGGAGAAAAGCCCATACGACTTCAACTACGAAAAAGTGGCACGCGTATGGAACAATGGCTCCGTTATCCGCTCTTGGCTGATGGAACTGACTGAAAATGCATTTGCCAAAGATGGTCGTCTGGAAGAAATCCAGGGTATCATGCACTCTTCCGGTGAAGGTAAATGGACTGTGGAAGAAGCTATGGATCTGCAAATGGCAACGCCGGTTATCGCGCTGTCCCTGCTGATGCGTTACCGTTCCCTGGACAACGATACATTCACAGGTAAAGTCGTAGCTGCTCTGCGTAACGAATTTGGCGGCCACGCTGTTGAGAAATCCAATAAGTAAGATCAATAAATAAACAGAACAGGAATGCTTACCGACTGCTTGGAAAAAGCAGCTGGAGCATTTCTGCTCACAGCAAAGCCTCTGCACCCGGAGAATGACTTGTCCGGGCAGCAGAGGCTTTTTTATGTCTTGGCACAATGGAGACGATACCTATAGATGTTCAGAACTTCTGATGGTGTATGCCGTGTATTTATCGCGCATAGGGTTTTAAGATCGGTCCTTATTTTATATAAGGATAGAAATACTATTTTGTTTTGGTACAAGTCTGTCTGATCAGCTCTCCTGAGGGACAGGATCGCCAGGATTATCCACATCACGAATGACATTCAGAATGACCAGAAAATCAGCTTTGTCCTCGGTTTTGAATAGTTCAACGACTTGATGCACTTCTACATAATCATTCTGGTACTGCCTTTGACGTCGGACGATCTCGGCCAGTGTCGCGCCCAGGGATGTATTTTCCCAGCTGGCAATTGTCAGTTCGATATAAGCCTGTGATTTGGTGATATTCATAGGTTCCTCCTGCTGAATGAGATTTGGTATTCGCTTTCAGGATCTTATTCACCATAGCATAACTGTCTGCGGAAACAAAATACAAAGCGCACTCCATTAAGGAAACAGAGGAACATTCAGAATAACAGGATAAAAATGTTTTCTGCCTTGCCACAATTTCATTTTTTTCTGAAAAAATCTATTTATTTTCTTAATAACGTTGACGTTAACGTTAGATTGTACTATTATATTCATATAAGATATGTAAATAATTAAATAAAGAGAAGGTGGACACAATAACACTCTATAAAATTGATGAAGTGGCTACCGAGTGCAATCTGACCAAGCGCACCCTTCGTTATTATGAGGAGATCGGATTGGTGTCGCCGCAGCGGAGTGATGGCAATACCCGGCTGTATACACGCGAAGATATCGAGCGGCTCAAGAAAATCATCAGCGCGCGCGATGTGCTGGGATTCTCGTTACAGGAATTGCAGCGGTATATCGAAGTGGTGGAGATGCTGAGAGGTCAGCGGGAACGTTATCGCAGCATCACTGATCATGAGGAACGCCGACATCAGCTGGAACAGATTGA
It encodes the following:
- the zwf gene encoding glucose-6-phosphate dehydrogenase; translation: MEAMTFVLFGSTGDLAKRKIFPALYNLFLDRKMPEAFSIIGLGRKSFNDATFQTYVEQALQEFSRNTPQERETVDAFLRSIRYHILNVNDTAGYQELLKLVEQRETELNIPQNRMFYMSVAPEFFEMIADNIKASGLGNTTGWKRLIIEKPFGHDLASARQLNEQLSRTFAEEEIFRIDHYLGKPMVQNMESFTSANPVIQSLWNNRHIANVQITASEVVGVEERAGYYDHTGAIRDMVQNHMLQVLMMTAMTLPGGHTADDVRTHKKYIAKALRPISKEDAHKHFVRAQYTAGEVNGKEVQGYQDEPGIELGSNTDTFVAARVWVDDFSWQGVPFYIRTGKRMKEKSTRIVVEFKNTMQNNDICVDCDGQPNMLTISINPEEKITLQLNRRNVKTGQLEPMTSEFVMGTDNDPEAYELLIGDALNGDATFFAHWDEVELSWQWIQPILEAFADNSLPVHDYASGTYGPEASNALLAEQGFRWLGDKAPAPVRESAVVR
- the gnd gene encoding phosphogluconate dehydrogenase (NAD(+)-dependent, decarboxylating), which codes for MKIGLIGLGKMGMNLGQNLMDHNHEVVAFDLNKEAVKELSGLGAQGADTIAEMVSKLEAPRVVWVMVPHGVVDSVLAEVAPLLSENDIVIEAGNSHYKESIRRYNEMKKSGIRYMDAGTSGGMSGARNGACYMVGGDKEAWEVVEPIFRDTAVENGYLYAGEAGSGHYLKMVHNGIEYGMMAAIGEGFEVLEKSPYDFNYEKVARVWNNGSVIRSWLMELTENAFAKDGRLEEIQGIMHSSGEGKWTVEEAMDLQMATPVIALSLLMRYRSLDNDTFTGKVVAALRNEFGGHAVEKSNK
- a CDS encoding MerR family transcriptional regulator yields the protein MTLYKIDEVATECNLTKRTLRYYEEIGLVSPQRSDGNTRLYTREDIERLKKIISARDVLGFSLQELQRYIEVVEMLRGQRERYRSITDHEERRHQLEQIDQTLGEQLEMMEEKIRTIHSFKAEAEQLREQVRDGLARLNSEVEN